A single Muntiacus reevesi chromosome 9, mMunRee1.1, whole genome shotgun sequence DNA region contains:
- the LOC136174643 gene encoding olfactory receptor 4X2-like: MAKTHNVTEFIFLGLSPNQLVQKVCFVIFLLLYVAIVLGNFLIVLTVMSSRSLGSPMYFFLSYLSFVEICYASTTAPRLISGLLAERKAISLWGCMTQFSFIHLFGGTEAFLLTVMAYDRYVAICKPLNYTTIMNRQACAFLVGAAWVGGFVHSLVDSLLVFHLPFCGPNVIDHYFCDVLPLLKLACSDTFLVGLLIVANGGTLSVISFVALLASHVVILLHLRTRSSEGRRKALSTCGSHITVVTLFFAPCIFIYLRPSTTLSADKTVAVFYTVITPLLNPVIYSLRNAEVKKAMKRLWVRAMKLEER, from the coding sequence ATGGCTAAAACACACaatgtgacagagtttattttcctgGGACTTTCTCCCAATCAGCTGGTGCAGAAAGTCTGCTTTGTGATATTTCTGCTCCTGTATGTAGCCATCGTGCTGGGGAATTTCCTCATTGTCCTCACTGTCATGAGCAGCAGAAGCCTTGgctcccccatgtacttcttcttgAGTTATCTGTCCTTTGTGGAGATATGCTATGCCTCTACGACAGCCCCCAGACTCATCTCAGGTCTGCTGGCTGAAAGGAAAGCCATATCTCTGTGGGGCTGCATGACACAGTTTTCCTTTATTCACTTGTTTGGTGGCACTGAGGCTTTCCTGCTcaccgtgatggcctatgaccgctacgtggccatctgcaagcccctcAACTACACCACCATCATGAACCGGCAGGCGTGTGCCTTCCTGGTGGGAGCAGCATGGGTGGGAGGCTTCGTGCATTCCTTGGTCGATAGCCTTCTCGTCTTCCActtgcccttctgtggccccaatgtgaTCGACCACTATTTCTGTGATGTGCTTCCCCTGCTCAAACTTGCCTGCTCTGACACCTTCCTCGTTGGTCTTCTGATCGTTGCCAACGGGGGGACCCTGTCTGTGATCAGCTTCGTGGCCCTCTTAGCCTCCCATGTGGTCATCTTGCTGCATCTGAGGACTCGGAGCTCCGAGGGGCGGCGCAaggccctgtccacctgtgggtcCCACATCACCGTGGTCACCTTATTTTTTGCTCCCTGCATCTTCATCTATCTGAGACCTTCCACCACCCTGTCTGCGGACAAGACGGTGGCCGTGTTCTACACGGTGATCACCCCACTGCTCAACCCTGTCATCTACTCCCTGAGAAATGCTGAAGTGAAGAAGGCCATGAAGAGGCTGTGGGTCAGAGCAATGAAGCTAGAAGAGAGGTAG